CCGATGGCCCTCGCCGAGCAGTACATGAATTTATATCCATTTCTGAAACCCACTTGTgttataaatatgaaaataaatataaatactgtatgaataACGGTTCCGAACTGACACTCACTGGCTGACTTTGTGGTAGAGTCTTGCGATGCCCTGGTGGGTCCAGTCTTTACCCAGCGTGGGGAGGATGTGGCCCAGTGTGTCTGACCTGTAGTGTTCAACTCTGTTCAAAGGTTGCCATCTAGTGGGGGAAAGGTTGCAATTGAAGTATTGTGGTCAGTCTGACCTGGTGATGGTCCCATCGATATCCGAGATGACCAGTTTGTCGTCCCAGTTCCACAGGTAGATGGTGCCATGGCAACGACACGTGCCCTGATACTGTGTGGTCACGCTGAACACTACCTCGTTTGGACCCTCCTTCAGCTGCAGGCTCACCTATCAAGCAACAGCAtgcagcattttttatttttttttggcagacATTTACAAGCCTTGTTTTTAGAGAGGAGAGATactgcaaaaatgtaaataaaatgccTTCCTAACACCGTCCATCCATGTTTgatcttgtcctcattaaggtcaaaggtgagctggggtctatcccagctgactggtgAGGAGCAAGTGGGTGAGGTAGTACAACCTGGATTAGTCACTAGCCAATTGcggggcacatactgtatgaacatacaagcattcacactcaccttcacatgtatggacaatttaaagtcttcaatgaactgtGCTGCTTATTACCAAATTTTCTTGAACCTTCAGCGACATCCCATCACAAAGCAAGAAGcctatttattttgaatgctATCCACACACACTCCATAACccccaaaataacaaatgtcAAGTTTAAGTACAAACTCTAATCCAGGAACTACCTCAAAAATACTGAACTCTCTAAGTAACACCATTAtgttgtcattcattcattcagcttccattccgcttctcctcacgagggtcgcgggcgtgctggagcctatcccagttgactctgggcacacccggaactggttgccagccaatcgcagggcacatataaacaaacgatcattcacactcacacctaagggtaatttagagtctttaattaaactaccatgcatgtttcggggatgtgggaggaaaccggagaagttcccggagaaaacccacgcaagtacggagagaacatgtaaactctacacaggtgaggccggatttgaacccgggtcctccgaagtgtgaggcagatgtgctcagcaGTCGTACACCCTTCCACCCTTGTAGAgtaattaaaaagttaaaattgcatgaaaatgaaaacaaaatgtccgGATTAAACGTAACTTTGATTGCgttgcatgttttaaatgtaggcTACTTCTAAGTTTAATTGTGCTTCATTTAGTGGTTCTCTTGTTTACCACTAGCCTGCGTACCACAAGTCACGGATATCAACGGTACATATTCTTTCTTTAAGTACACTATTAATTATTAAAGATGCAAGTCTAGTTGTTcaaagtatactgtacattccatTCATTGTATCTGATGTTCTTCAGTCAACAAAATAAGATGTTTTATATTAAAGCAAGAATGTTAATTATGAACGAGAATGTTAAGAGGTATCTAAGTAAAGATATTGAAAGTCGAAAGTTACACAACTTTGAAGTTCCAGGCCAACAGCCCTCTTGATTTTGATTGATGTCCAATCCACAATGCTTAAAGTAGCAGGCCTCAAGGGTCATTACAAGTCATTCACTGACaggcctccatgttaacatggatatttgaattcaacagccgtcaatggcagagAATGGGTTTTAAGGTGCATGTCTACTGCAATTTCCACCAGTACTCCTTGCTTTTGCCCCCTATtggataaaaaaatgtgtaacaaCTATTTCAAAGGTCtgtgaatgtacagtattttatttgtacaaacattcatccatccatatagTGGTTTTCCCATCAGGGTTGAGGTTGACATTGGATGAGAGGTGgcgcacaccctggactggtcaccagccaatcgtggGGAACATTTACATGaataatcattcacactcatattcacacctatggacagtttaagaatcttcaattaacttaacagccatgtttttggaatatgggaagaAGGcagagtgcccggacaaaacccgcCCGagcaagcaaactccacacaggaaggtcggagtcgagatttgaacctcagaactgagaggaaGACGTGCGAACCACAAGTTCACTAACTAtctaatgaattattttttttttttacatgatctAAGAAAACTTACCAGCTGCTCTGAGGTGAGCCGAAGAGTCTTCTTGTAACAAACGTTACCAGAAGGAAGGAGGGCGTCAGACTGGCGAGTTCCGGACACAAAAGGGGGTCTGTGCTCCTCGTCACTCGAGGACGACTCGTCTTTCATTCTGTCAAAGCAACAAATCATTGAGTTTGATGACCACGAGGTGAAAGCTCTGAAATAGAATAAAACACATGCTTGCGGATTTAACCTGAGAgctgtcgccatggtaacggaaCTCTCTTCTCTGTCTCCTGCGGCCTCTGTCGCTGACTCCTGAAGGACAAAGAGGTCCTCGAATGGCTGCATGTCGCGGATCGCGTGACAAATATTTGTATCTGTCCACTCACCGATTTGGATTCACTGTTCCTGCTCCTCCAGGAGAACCACCATCGTCCTCCCTTCTTGGGCATCTTGTCCTTCATGATGTTCTCCACGGACGCCTGGACAAAACCATGCACATACCACGCAAAAACTCACTGGAAACTCAACACTGACCAGCAGAGAACATGATGGACCTACAAAATATCCCACAAAGTAAAGCAAACTGCTATGTCCTGTCACTACCTGAGCAACTGAGATGCATGCAAAGGAAGGATGCGACATCAGCAGGAACAAGACAGTCAAGACAGACAATCGCATGCTCTCTCTCATCAACATGCTGGCAGAAAAAAGCAGAAAGAAAACATCATACAGGCTCAGGAGGTCTGGGCCCAAATAGACCAGGAAGGCAGTATGAGAAGAGGCCAAAAGCAGAAAAGAAATAACTCAAACACCAAAACTTGGGATGGACGGTGGAAGACACAATGTAAGTAAATAAAAGGGAGAACAAGTCAGAAGGGGGACAAAAACATGATATCATTAAAGTGTTAGGATGCTCATCTTAAGCTACATTTCACTCTGGTGTAAAGGCAGTGTGTATTGACACAGTTTCCAACGCGAATCATGTAAATactgacaaaaacacacacacgttatcCAGTTAAATTTAAACAAGAGGTCCACCAAAGTGAAAATGAGTGACATCGACTAGTGCATAAATTAGCGCAGAGTGCAGATAAGGGTATGGAAAGAGTTGCAAAGCTCTAAAAGAGCAACCGTTCAGGGTACAGAAATGAAAAAGAGTTGAAGGCCCAATATTTGAGCAGCAAATAGGTCTGTTTAACTTCAAAACAGACAATACGACGCAGCAGTTCTTCAGCGTGTGTGCAGCACAAAGTGTCGGCCTCTAGAGGTCTCTCAATCCTAACTGAATGCAGCAGCTAGATACGGTAGCCTCCCCCAAAGCCAAGATTCAGAatcccgaacctcagaactgtatgGCAAACGTGCTAACGACTAGACCATCATGCGCTGCCACTGAAACTCGTCCAACCTAAAAATAactctgcatgtgtgtgcagtTGGGTACATGATCATTTTCTGATCCGAATTAATGACAGCGTGACACAGTTTAGTGTGGgcacaaaaaaacagatcattGTAGTGGTCTTACCTGTGGCAAAGGCTTCTGGTAGACCTGCATGGCCAACATGACTGGAGCCGCTGTATTCCAATTGTAGTACCTAatgcgaaaagaaaaaaaaacaagtcaatcactcactggccacaaaaTGAGGTACACCTGCATGCCAACCTCATGCGATCCAATAAAAGTTACTATATATTTAAACCTGTTAGTATGCAGCTTTTACATTGGAAGTCATGCTTGCGCAGgcgtacctaataaagtgaccACCGGGTCAATGAGCACGGCTGTAAATAATGCGTGACTATTAACATGCAGTACATTCAAGTACATGTGCGTTGACATACTTGTTGCCAATCTCCACCACCAGGTTGGGATCGTCGATGAGGGAAGGGTTTTCGGAGAACTGCTGGTACGACACTGCCCTCTCCTGGAAGTGTTCTGTGAAAGCAAatgtgtttcccattatgtgttagcattagcataaaGCTAGAGGATACAGgctaaactgtgtgtgtgtgtgtgtgtgtgtgtttaatgttCAGCTCCAcaggaaacttcaactgggcgtggcattaaacagctcgaagcctgtttttgcagaattgttcactatttgcctgCTTACTGTGGAGCTGAATTGAGCCACCGCACAGcgttcgtatctcaaatttgcactcgcaaagcaaaacaaatcgagaaataaataaacgacTGAATGATGGCTCATACCTCGAATAACatgtaagtcaggtcactcgagCTATATTTACACAGGCCGTCTGTCTAATAGAAAATAgtgctttgttgttgtgttgtgccATCTTGGTGCCTATTAAAAACTATGTTTAAGTGAagtgaggagcttcatttacgCAGGCCATGAGTCTGTCTCAGAGGAAAGTAAatctttgccaccatcttgcagcatctataggcaattataaaccttttggggggCACGCtaattacttgcagattttcactattggcCACAACTCCTACTGGCAGCATTATTCGGATTAATACGAGACTAGCAttaaacaggagttcagaacatgcAGAGAATCTATTCTCCCATCCCaatattaattgattatttCCACATAGTCAACCAAGAAAATGAAGCCAAAATGCTGAGACTGCATTGTATGACATTCAGCAGCACGGTGCACATTTTTCAGCATCAGCCGAGTCCTGGCCGTACCTCGCGTAATCTCCTTGTTGTCCGAGAGCCCGCCGCACAGCGAGATGGCTACGTGAGGGAGGTCCCCCATGTGGTCCAGGAGACTGTCCACACCGCTGTCCATCCCGCAGCTGCCCACTGACTGTGGGGACTGATTTGCACTCCGCACGTCCATCGTCATCACGTCTGAGTCCGACTTCATCGAACTGCTGCCTCCATCGCTGCGGAAGTAGTAGAGGGTCACTTTCGTCACTCTGTAAGGTACGcctacacaatctaatgagagccAATGCAAGGGCTGCATCCGATGTACATGATTTGatctgcaggtgtacctaataaagtgtccagtgTGTGGAtatattgtaatgtttttaccTTTTAGGGAAATACAGAGCAGCTACTTCAGGCTCCAGCTCTGTAATATCATCCAGGTATACACCATCAGCACCAAGATGTTGGCTCCTTTTCTCTGACGTGACACAAGTTAAATGATGAGAATTCTTAACACCTGGCTAAGTGGttcattattcatatttttttcagaatgcTCATACCTTTCCTCTTGGAAGGTGAATCCGTTCTTCTAATCGGACTTCCTCTGCTCCTGTCTTGGTCCAGATGATCAGGGATGATGCTGGGAGCCACTGAACATGCTGTTAAACTCTCCATCTCTGCACAGGACGCACCCACACTCTCCACCGCTCTTCCTGTGGGAAAGAACAGAGATCCCACTGTAGCACATGAAATCACCTCGGTTCCCAGCAGTATGCTGCAACTCCACAAACAGAAGACTATACCACTCAAATGTGGCTGATGTGTGGCTTTATGGCACGACGCGGACACTGTGATGCCTTATTTTCCGAAATGATACAACGAGAGTCTGAATTACAAGCCTAACGAGTGTAAGCGGTGTAGAACAAGGATGGATCAATGAATGGTGAGAGCAGCTGCAAAAAGGTTATGAGGTGAAGAACATGAGTACAATTTCCCAATCTTACCATGCTCTTCTGCAATCCTTCCCCCACTCCCACCGTTGGGTTGCTTGCCTTGACTGTCAGCCTGCATGTCCCCTTGCTGAGAGATATAGAGAGGTCGGGAGGGGGTTCCGGCGTCACTGATGCTCCTGAAGTGAGTGCTGGAGGACACTGGGATGGAGACCGATGTGGGACAGTCCTGCTTCCGATGGGAAGTCAGGAAGGGTGGCTGTAACATGAGAGCATGGGCTCAGAGAGGTTTTCATGGGTACACCATGTGAACAAAAGAGACACACCTAGAacttaaaaaagaaatagattCAGTCAACAGCTAGGCGTGACACCTTTGTTGCCCTGCGATTTTCATTTCGAAACAATTTGGGGGAGGcacttttctgttccagcatgactgtctgtctctatgtgtgCACAGCATGGTCCATAAAAGTAGATTTGGTGAGGAAGAACTTGACTGGAGCCATGTGCGCAAACTCATTAGAAAGCTGAGCTAAAACAGACATACCCTGAAGTCTCGAAGAAAGTCTTCAAGATAGaggaaagaaagaacaaaagagTGGAAGCTATATTATAGTGGCCAACATACAATGTTCATTCCGTTCAGCCCACTTGCTTTGACAGTTCCTTCCAACAATCATTTTTGTCTGTGACATATTAAATATGTATCCTCCTGTACGGTAATACTTCTTGACAATGCTTTACAGATAGTTGAAGACCTCGGCGCGTGTACCTGAGCGGCCTGTGGCAGCTCCCCCCAGGTCCACAGCATCTCAGGGTTGTCTTTCGCCCCACTGGCCAGCTCGGAGTCGCTCTTGGGCGTTGAAGACAGAGAGTCGTCTGGGTTGCTGAGAAAGTCACacgctttaaaaataaatcggGGCTTCATTTGTTTAGCAGCCAGAACCGTATTACAGAAATATAGATATATCGATTTTTTCATGGGCAGAGTTAGTCAGTGCACGGCGTCCTCTCGGGAGGTCAAAGTGATACCTAAGGTCGCAGGAGAAGTGAGACGTCTGCTGCGGGCAAGAGATGGACAGACCGCAGGACGGCGGGATGGAGGCAGTCTCCTTAATCACATGTCTATGAGAAGATAACAAGAAGCAGAAGAGGAGCAAATGAGAAAACTGACAGGCAGTCAATCATGTAATTAACATTGTGTAGTCCCCACCAAGCAAATGCTGGCTAGCAGTCGGACTGCAATACAAATAGACCTGTTAATGATTTAACGATTGACCTCAGCCACCTCTACAATCTTGCGTTGGCtgtcattttgaaataaatggggCTTTTGCTCAGAAACCTGACTCAAACATGtttattgtttgatttttaaacagGCAGCTAGGAGCCTGTGCTGATTTGATGGTGACCTACAACTGtatctcaacatttttttcacaacttgAGCTTTGAAGAAGACAGTTGCAAAAGTGGCACTGGAAGAAAGAAAGGTGACAACAAGGATGAACTGAATTGATGAGCTACGTCAGCTACGTCAAACATTTTTGCCAGATGTTGTTCAAAAAGTCCATAAAAGACGGTGGTCAGGTAACAAGAAACATGTCATGATTTTATATTTGACCTCAACCAActcaattcaaatgaatggctcGGACATAAAACAATAGTGTCTAAAGATGAGAAAATCCTTATTATAACATTGCCACTGGCAAAGAAGTGACATGGATGATAGTTTGACTTTTAATCCTGGCAAAAATGACGACAAGATGTATCTATGTGTCCATGTAAGCGTGCCGTGTGGCCACGCGTTACCTCTGTGGACGTGTCCTGTCTGTACTGGTGTGCGTGTTGGCTGCAGATCCTTGATCACTGTATAGAGTTCTggtcacaaaaacacaaccacaCCGCAGTTTGAGTTGAACACCTACACATGAACAAAAGTGCGCAATTTGCATAAATAGTCAATTGCTGCCGTGtggtaaattaaaatatgtgtgCTAGATATGCCCCTgccctcctcctttttttttttgaatgaaacttctttttttccaccgcGTCTCAGGAATGTTCCCATGCCATCTGTGCGGTAAGACTTCCTAAAAAAGCCTGGAAAGCCAGCAGCGGGGGCACCGCTGCGGCTCATTATGTCAAGGAAAGAGAGAGCGCTGTGGGAACGGGGAACACATTCCTGGAGCGCCTCCAACAACTGGAGTTGCTTTCTCAAGGGGCTTTAGCACCCTCACACACAAATATGTGCATTTGGACCACAAGGACCACAATTCAACATTGGACGTACAGTACACTCGATAGGAATTCATtaaagagacacacacacacaccttccaccGTCAACTTCTCTCTCGTCATCAGAGCTCAGGTCAATAGTGAACATGTTATCGTCACCCGAAAACTCCTCTCCGCTTTCGtcccttcttcctcctcctccctctggCCGGGCCTTcttccttctcttcctcctcttcttgttCACGCCCCCGTCGCCCGGCTGCGGCCCGACGCTCTGGACCGGAAGCGAGCCGCACATCATGCTGTCTGTTTGCCGACAGCACAGAGCGGTGTCAACAAAAGCCCCCGAAAGGGAGCTCGCTTCCAAGTTGTGTACCATGGTGACGTGCGCTGCTCCTGCTCAACTGGGACTCCATCAGCTCCTCACCCGTCGACATGATGGGCGACGTCGCCAGGTGGGCCGGAACTACTTCCTGTTATGAAGTCAGGATGAAAAAACTCTGATTGATACCTTCATTTTTCCCTAAAGGTCTAATGAAGAGGGATTGGCAAGGATGATGTACTTCGATGGCATGATTTGTATTTTGGGACAGATATACAATACAACaagaggcaaaaaaaagaaaaggcttttacaaagaaaataatgatcgTTTTACTACTGGACTAGTCTACAGTGTGCATGATTGGCTGGTAGGTGAAAAGGTGATGCCAATGTTTATAAGAGTCAGGAAGTAATGAAAGCAAGATTAAATTAGTGTCCACCCTCTGATTTGGAAGACGATCCTCTGACATGAGCACTTCTTAATTACACTCTTGGAGAGAATGTTAAATTGAATCATTAAATACTCGTAAGTCGTCCTTCTTCCCTCCAAGGAGTGCTCTTTGTTACCCTTACACACTCACTTTGCCTATatcaaataatataatatataatatcacAAGGAgtcatacatttttcaaatctaaTGAAACATAAACAGGAATGAATTGACTGGACATTTCCAAAATAGtttacatttatattattattattgtccatATCACTATTGTTTTAAAGTAGCTCTGCGTTGTGCAGTGAAACAATCAACACTCACCAGTGTGTTTTCAGCTTCTTTAACAAAGAAGGCTTCTCCGTTCTCCCCCAGCTTCATGTGCAAACTCACTGGCTCGCCATTGATCTCAATGTCCACCtgcacagaaaaataaacactctATGGTCATCCTAATCGTATATTCTCGGGTGACATTTGGTGGACTTTATTTAACTAAATTGGTATTTGCTAAATGCAGTACAGTGCTAGAAAACCGTGGCTTTCGCAGAGCTCACATATCCAAATATACAACAAATACGGCATACGGAGCGCGATGGTCATCTCACCACTTTCTCCCGCGAGCGCAGGACGCCCATCTTGCCGAAGCGCACGTGGAATGGCGAGCAGTGCAGGGAGCCATTGGGCTGGCGCACCACGATCACGTCGATGCAGCCGGACAGCGTGGCGGGGTTGAGGCCTCTGTACAGCTCTTTGACCTGCACAAACACCTGGCCCGCCAGCTGACCCACATAATTCATGGTCTACAACTGGACACAGAGGCATTGAGTCAATGATGGCAGTCAAGCACGCTAATCCTATTCTGATACACAACATTTGACCGTTTCATAAAAGCGTTGTGCCTCTTGTTCAGGATGGGCGAGTTATGATACTGTATTTATCGGTCCAAACTGTTAAATATGAAACATTGGACATTGTACACCATAGTCCTCCCCAAGCAACCAATGACATTGCTCTGATGTCATCATCTATTCTGCTCACGGTATCTAGAGGGCTTATATGCAGTGTCTGTGAGTTGCTATTAAACACGGCGAAATACTCTGCATGCGACCTTTccacaatgaactagtttgtgccAGCGGCCAAAGAATATGCGCAAGAAGTTACCGTTGGCTTcatgtttttccatttaattgttttatgtttagggCCTAGAAGCGTTTTTTTATCAAAAATACTCACTGCAGTGATGACCTTACTACCGCAAGGGCGTAGGTAAACAACTCGTTCCGACTTACGTACAAACCTCCCCCAATAGGAACGGAACTTGTATTAACAAACATCTTCAATTGCTTTCTTTCGTTGACATTTTGGGAGGGAATGTGTTGCTTAAATGAGCTGAAATGCAGTCTTCAGGGTGGGCGATAAGGTCTGCTTCGTAATCGCCAGGCTGCTTCCTGACATGCtccaaaatatgaattattgatCATATCATTCCAGGCCATTCGTACAAACGATacataattaattcattatttattcatctatttttgTACTCAGTGTTGCATTTTATTCCCTTAGTGTTAGGGTTCAAGGGGAGCAAAAGgagtgtttttcttcttttgttgaaATTACATCGAAATTGCTCTTTTTGCTGTCTGCAATTTAAtgcttaatatatatatatatatatatatatatatataattttaaaaaaaaagatatcggAACAAAGATGAATGATGCTGCAAAGATCCAGCAGACCGAAAAGCTCTCAACCCAGGATGCCAAACAAGGCGAGCAAGATAGAATGAATGACTACTGATTgtgttttatacagtataagGGCTTATAATACCTGACTGTAGacacaaacgaaaaaaaaaaggaagtataAAATATTTGCGGTTGAGGGGTTACTGAAGGACAAAAGAGTACACTTGAATGCCAGATGGCTTCACCTTTCGGCAACCtaacaacaatcaaaatgaTCACTACAGATTTAAGGCCTTCTGTTCTTGAAGTCACGCTACACAAGAACTGCATGACTGTTTTAGTCTCACTGCCATCACGACATGACCCAAAGAAATATGGAGTCTATGGAGgccactcttctgggaagccTTTCTCCAAGGTGCTGTGGCGTGGCTGCGCGACCAATCATCCAGAAGAACATCTGTGACAGGTCACCAACGAGCGACCTGAAAAACGGCCTGACTCACAATTGCTGTTCCATCAAGTTTTATTTCCACtgcaaactcatccaagcatgtgTGCTTCATGGACCTTGTTCCATGGACTTTGGAGCACAAAAGGGCTGTCCGCAAAGTCGGAAGCATTATATTGTCccgaaaaatgtgtatttaagaTTCAGGGGAAACTCGATGGTCTCGCTCATCAGACGggtcaaagtgtggtatgagcaTCAGTAGTGGTACGTGgggtctctctctttctctcttgaGGTACGCAAAAGAATCGCTGAATTAAAATCATGACTAAAACTGTCAACATTTAAAATTTGCAATGTAATCAAACATAATAGAATATGAAGCTACGCATAAAGCCTGGTATTTATTCTTTTACTTTTCTAGTACAGTGcatattgactttttttaagtacaggaCAATACATTACAATTTCATCTTTacgaactgtttgtttttaaacatttattttggtcccatttttaaaaattattttacgcTCAACTTTTTTCTTTAGCTACTGACTTAAGTGCAGTGTTCGCGTTCAAACCGGGCATAGTGTTAAAATGGCTTACAATAACAACATCATCTATAATGAAACCCTTTTGAGCAATAGAAcctttgtctttatttattttttttattagtttttttttttatgaacactgaGGCCTACTAtattgctgtattttaatgtttgtcatTATTAACTTCTGAGGTGGTACATACAGGTAAAATGTCGAGAACCAATGGTCTAGCCCAACCCTGGACTGATTAATAAACGGATTAAGAGGCGTGTATCAAAGATCACTCAATACATCTGACATTCAAAATGTCCCTGTGTTATCATGTTTAAACTTCACAATTCCAACATATGACTCATAAATAACTACGAATCCCACCACCTACACTAACGACAACATCTTATCTCGCATGACCTTTTATTAATaaggacttttttttggttttttttttgttttttttttgtgtcagcaGCATGAACGGGGACATTCTGGCAGAGGTGATTCACCGCACCGTAGCAACAATGAACACAATGACCATGACATTAATGTCATGGAGGACTTCATTTAAcactgtttattattgtggttgtagttttccGTCATGTAGAACTACGCTGCATGAAACATATGAGAAACTACTACAGGTCGACACCGCCGCAAACTatcaccacaataataaacacgtTGCATAACTGCGTGTTTGAACACTGCGATGTATTTGCCAGCATGTCTCAACAATGCAGATAGCTGAGTGAACATACTGCTTTGTTTACACTGACCATGTGCAATCTggaacacacgcgcacacgttgAGGAGCTGAACAGCCAATCACAATGCGTATATATTACGTAATAAACAATCACGGGACAACTGGTGGGGGTCATTCAGCGCAGGAACCTTCTTGTTTTGGACACTCTCCCCACATTGTGCTGACAAGCATGTACAATAACGCATCATCTTTGTGGAAAACAACAAGCATGAAGCACTTGGTGGGTGAAAGAATACGTCAATAAACTATACGGCAATGGCATCGGTCAACGGACAAAAAATAACGGTGCTCGCTATCGCTATCGTGGCGCTTAAAAAGAACGATAACACAAATGACATCGAGAGTAAGAATAGACAGTACAAGTCACGTGGGAGGCACGTAAACATGTTAcatagggggtggggggtggggggggggtaggggggCACGCCTTTCTCCACATACAAGACGTGATAACACACGAGCGTGCATGCGTGATGTTACTTACATGATCGGCAGGCTCCGCTGGAAGTGAGGCGTTTAAATGCGTTACCTGGGTGTCCTCAGGTCAAACATGATCACAAACATCCCTCTGCTACATGCTcgcgtgtttgtttgtttgttttttcatcctCGACTCAAGGCTGCGTCGCTATTTAAACTGCGGCGCAAAGATTCCTCCCACTGCCACAGCGCCGCAAGTAAAATGGCCGCTGATTGGCTGCGCCCCAGTGACGTCACCCGGGAGTTCTGGTCCTGTGTTCTTTtaactggtaaaaaaaaaaaaaaaaacttttttttttttcatgatttcctgGCAAGCCaggcagagttttttttttaacttgcaagACATATCATGTGATGTATGTAAACATATTTTATACTTTCTAGTAATACATTTAGTGTTCACTAAATtagtaaatataataaatacatatatgtgcaataatatatattttaacatatGTAGGCCTactatatatag
This sequence is a window from Phycodurus eques isolate BA_2022a chromosome 2, UOR_Pequ_1.1, whole genome shotgun sequence. Protein-coding genes within it:
- the lpin1a gene encoding phosphatidate phosphatase LPIN1 isoform X1, coding for MNYVGQLAGQVFVQVKELYRGLNPATLSGCIDVIVVRQPNGSLHCSPFHVRFGKMGVLRSREKVVDIEINGEPVSLHMKLGENGEAFFVKEAENTLEVVPAHLATSPIMSTGEELMESQLSRSSARHHDSMMCGSLPVQSVGPQPGDGGVNKKRRKRRKKARPEGGGGRRDESGEEFSGDDNMFTIDLSSDDEREVDGGRTLYSDQGSAANTHTSTDRTRPQRHVIKETASIPPSCGLSISCPQQTSHFSCDLSNPDDSLSSTPKSDSELASGAKDNPEMLWTWGELPQAAQPPFLTSHRKQDCPTSVSIPVSSSTHFRSISDAGTPSRPLYISQQGDMQADSQGKQPNGGSGGRIAEEHGRAVESVGASCAEMESLTACSVAPSIIPDHLDQDRSRGSPIRRTDSPSKRKEKRSQHLGADGVYLDDITELEPEVAALYFPKSDGGSSSMKSDSDVMTMDVRSANQSPQSVGSCGMDSGVDSLLDHMGDLPHVAISLCGGLSDNKEITREHFQERAVSYQQFSENPSLIDDPNLVVEIGNKYYNWNTAAPVMLAMQVYQKPLPQASVENIMKDKMPKKGGRWWFSWRSRNSESKSESATEAAGDREESSVTMATALRMKDESSSSDEEHRPPFVSGTRQSDALLPSGNVCYKKTLRLTSEQLVSLQLKEGPNEVVFSVTTQYQGTCRCHGTIYLWNWDDKLVISDIDGTITRSDTLGHILPTLGKDWTHQGIARLYHKVSQNGYKFMYCSARAIGMADMTRGYLHWVNERGTMLPMGPVMLSPSSLFSALHREVIEKKPEKFKIECLTDIKHLFYPNTEPFYAAFGNRATDVYSYKEVGVPLNRIFTVNPKGELIQEHAKTNISSYGRLCEMVDHVFPVLLQKEGADFPRSDTFNRCDYWSERHRDGSNQHREEEEGDLQLLESS
- the lpin1a gene encoding phosphatidate phosphatase LPIN1 isoform X2, producing MGVLRSREKVVDIEINGEPVSLHMKLGENGEAFFVKEAENTLEVVPAHLATSPIMSTGEELMESQLSRSSARHHDSMMCGSLPVQSVGPQPGDGGVNKKRRKRRKKARPEGGGGRRDESGEEFSGDDNMFTIDLSSDDEREVDGGRTLYSDQGSAANTHTSTDRTRPQRHVIKETASIPPSCGLSISCPQQTSHFSCDLSNPDDSLSSTPKSDSELASGAKDNPEMLWTWGELPQAAQPPFLTSHRKQDCPTSVSIPVSSSTHFRSISDAGTPSRPLYISQQGDMQADSQGKQPNGGSGGRIAEEHGRAVESVGASCAEMESLTACSVAPSIIPDHLDQDRSRGSPIRRTDSPSKRKEKRSQHLGADGVYLDDITELEPEVAALYFPKSDGGSSSMKSDSDVMTMDVRSANQSPQSVGSCGMDSGVDSLLDHMGDLPHVAISLCGGLSDNKEITREHFQERAVSYQQFSENPSLIDDPNLVVEIGNKYYNWNTAAPVMLAMQVYQKPLPQASVENIMKDKMPKKGGRWWFSWRSRNSESKSESATEAAGDREESSVTMATALRMKDESSSSDEEHRPPFVSGTRQSDALLPSGNVCYKKTLRLTSEQLVSLQLKEGPNEVVFSVTTQYQGTCRCHGTIYLWNWDDKLVISDIDGTITRSDTLGHILPTLGKDWTHQGIARLYHKVSQNGYKFMYCSARAIGMADMTRGYLHWVNERGTMLPMGPVMLSPSSLFSALHREVIEKKPEKFKIECLTDIKHLFYPNTEPFYAAFGNRATDVYSYKEVGVPLNRIFTVNPKGELIQEHAKTNISSYGRLCEMVDHVFPVLLQKEGADFPRSDTFNRCDYWSERHRDGSNQHREEEEGDLQLLESS